One Periophthalmus magnuspinnatus isolate fPerMag1 chromosome 15, fPerMag1.2.pri, whole genome shotgun sequence genomic window carries:
- the myoz1a gene encoding myozenin-1a: protein MPLGTPAPLAKRKKPSKIISDLSHIAQHEPEVEASELDLGVKVRTPKDIMLEELSLMKNRGSKMFKMRQKRVEQFIYENNPDIFTAECMDNLQNFVGGQFGGQMINAGGQLISHQTGTINLGTLQFVDGVPVPPPKPGSKGAGAGGAGGVGGAGGAGGAGGAGGVGGAGGEHGKGGEQSSEWSPLKGGGRDEKKHVLVVKTYVSPWEKAMKGDENLLATLKAEMPGPIKYMDLPKYRCFNRSAMPFGGFEKANQFLKFQLPEAEPTKPEPEPPVVYQHDVGCRPSFNRTPIGWVGSSEPSTIHMETDAVPFDGETDEL, encoded by the exons ATGCCTCTGGGaacacctgctcctctggccaaAAGGAAAAAGCCCTCAAAGATCATCTCTGATTTGTCACATATTGCTCAGCATG AACCAGAAGTAGAGGCCTCAGAGTTGGACCTGGGTGTTAAGGTTAGAACTCCCAAGGATATCATGCTGGAGGAGCTTTCACTCATGAAAAATCGAGGTTCCAAGATGTTCAAGATGAGGCAGAAGAGAGTAGAACAGTTCATTTACGAAAATAACCCAGACATCTTCACCGCTGAGTGCATG GACAACCTGCAGAACTTTGTTGGGGGGCAGTTTGGTGGGCAGATGATAAATGCTGGAGGACAGCTCATCAGTCATCAGACTGGAACAATCAATTTGGGGACTCTGCAGTTTGTGGACGGTGTGCCTGTGCCTCCCCCAAAACCCGGAAGCAAAGGAGcaggagccggaggagcaggTGGTGTgggaggagccggaggagccggaggagccggaggagcaggGGGCGTGGGAGGGGCAGGAGGTGAACATGGGAAAGGTGGAGAACAAAGTAGTGAGTGGTCTCCACTGAAAG GTGGTGGAAGAGATGAGAAGAAGCATGTTCTTGTTGTGAAAACATACGTGTCTCCATGGGAAAAGGCAATGAAGGGTGATGAAAATCTTTTAGCCACACTCAAGGCTGAAATGCCAGGCCCTATTAAATACATGGACCTCCCAAAGTACAGATGCTTTAACAG GAGTGCAATGCCCTTTGGTGGGTTCGAGAAGGCCAATCAGTTTTTGAAATTCCAACTGCCAGAAGCAGAGCCGACCAAACCAGAGCCTGAGCCTCCAGTGGTGTACCAGCATGACGTCGGCTGCCGACCATCGTTCAACCGCACTCCCATTGGCTGGGTGGGCAGCAGTGAGCCCAGCACCATTCATATGGAAACAGATGCTGTGCCTTTTGATGGGGAAACTGATGAGCTGTAA